Below is a genomic region from Persicimonas caeni.
GCGTCTCTTGGTCGGCCGTGCTCGAAAACGAGCTCGGCTGGGGCGACCTCGCCGACCTGTACCTCGAGGGCAGCGACCAACACCGCGGCTGGTTCCAGTCGAGCCTGCTGGCGTGTGTGGGCACCCGCGGCCACTCGCCGTACAAGACGTGCCTGACCCACGGGTTCGTGACCGACGAGGACGGCCACAAGTACTCGAAGTCGTCCAAGAACTTCGAGCCGCCCGAAAAGATGCTCCAGGAGTACGGCGCCGAGATCTTGCGCCTGTGGGTCGCTGCGGTCGACTACAAGGGCGACATCACGCTCAGCGACGAGATCTTGAAGCGCATCGCCGACGGCTACCGCAAGATCCGCAATACGTTCCGCTTCATGCTGGGCAACCTGGGCAGCTTCGACGCCTCGCAGGCGGTCGACTACGACCGGTTGCACGACATCGACAAATGGGTGCTGCACCGCACCGCCGAGGTCGTCGAGCGTATCCAAGAGGCGTACGAGAACTACCAGTTCCACACGATCTACCACACGCTCCTGCAGTTCATGACGGTCGACCTGTCCAATATCTACATGGACGTGACCAAAGACCGCATGTACTGCGAGCTGCCCGACGGCGAGGCGCGCCTGGCCGGCCAGACGGCCTATTGGAGCGTGCTGCACGCCCTGGTTCGCGCCACCGCGCCGATCCTGTCGTTCACCTCCGAGGAGGTCTGGCAGCATCTGGACCACGGCGAGGACGATCCCGAGTCGGTCTTCTTGGCCGACTTCCCGGACGTGCCCGCCGAGTGGAAGAACGACGAGTTGGCTGCCAAGTGGGAGACGCTCTTGGAGGTGCGCCAGGACGTCCAGCGCGCCCTCGAAGAGAAGCGCGTGCCCCGCAAGCAGAAGAAGCCCGGCCAGATCGGCAGCAGCCAAGAGGCGCACGTCACCGTCACGGCCGAGGGCGACACGCTCGAGCTTCTTCGGGATTACGCCGAGATGCTCGACGCGTTGTTCATCGTGAGCTACGCAGACGTCGTCGAAGGGGAAGTGCCCGAAGACCAGAGCGTCGGCGTCGAAGTGGTGCCCGCCGAGGGCGAGAAATGCCCGCGCTGCTGGAACTACTGGATCGAGCCCGGAAGTGACAAAGACGTGTGCGACCGCTGTGAATCGGTGGTCGAGCAGTTGGACTGATATACATGAAGCCGAACGTCAAGAAGTACATCCTCTTTTTCGTCGTCATGTTGGTCGGCGTGGGTCTCGACCAGTGGTCGAAAGACTATGCCGCCGACCGCCTTGCGACGGTTCGCCCGGGCTACGTCCACCATCCGGTGGTGCTCGAGGTCGACGAGAGCGACAAAGGCGAGACGGTCGAGGAGTTCCTCGCCGGCGAGTTCACCAGCAACGACGCCGACGAGATCGCCACGGTCGCCAACTACCACACCCGCACCGCCGACGGCGTGCCCCTCAAGGGCGACATGCAGGTCGAGCCGGGCCAGGAAATCGAGGTGACCAACCGCAAGGTCGTGGTCATCCAGGATTACTGGGATTTCCAGTACACCGAGAACCCGGGCGCGGCCTTCGGCCTGCTCGCCGACGGCAACAAAGAGTGGCGCGTGCCGTTCTTCGTCGTCGTCAGCCTCATCGCGGTGGTCATGATCCTATATATCCTGCACGGGGTGTATTGGGAGCAGCAGATTTTGGTGTGGGGCCTGAGCTTCATCGCCTCGGGCGCGGTCGGCAACTTCATCGACCGAATACGCTTCGGCTACGTTATCGACTTCATCGTCTGGAAATACACCAACGAGTACCGCTGGCCGACGTTCAATATCGCCGACGCGCTCATCTGCATCGGCGTGGCATTGATGGCCATCGAGCTCATCCGCGACGCGTTTCGGCCGCGGGGTAAGGACGAAGAGCCTGCGAAAGTCGAGGCGTGACGATTCTTCGAAGCGCTATTTAGCTGGAGTTTCGCCGAATTTGTCGGCGTTTTCTTCGGTGCGAGGGCATCTTGCCCTCGTAAATTGGGCCGAAGGTAGGCCGTTTCAGGCCGCCTTGCGAGCCCCATCGGCCCCTGGCGGCGCGTGTCGGGCCAGTTGAGTTGTCTGTTTTTCGTAAACCCGGTCGTCAGACCGGGTTTGCCATAATTGTTCTTGCTCCATCTGGCGGTGAAATGCCTGGAGCATGTCGACGAAACTGATTGTCACTTTGTGCGGATACCACGGGGCCAGATAGCGCGCCCACCATATGTCTTTGAGCGGCTGACCATGGTCGAGATACCACAGCACCACAAAGCTGTAGCACAGCATTCCGAATGGAACCGTGCGCTCCGAGGCGATCGGCCGCCGCTCGATAGGAGCCTTGGGCCCGTGGATCGTCGAATCTGCAGGTTCGTCTCCTTGAGCGAATCCGTTTTGGACCTCCTCGATGCCCATGTACTGCTTGCAGTCACGGTAGCAGCTCTCCAGCGACCACCGCAGGCTCTGCGGAATCAGGACTTTGGGGCCCGAGCAGCCCGGCCGGCTTCGAAAGTAGTAGTTATCTTCGAGTCGTCCGCTCGGATCGCGAGTGATGACGACGGTCAGCACGCGATCCTTCCCGGCGCTCTTCCACTGAGCCTCAAATGTTTTGATCCAAAGCTGCAGTTGTTGACCATAGATGTAAAGGATTTGCTCTTTCCACGGCAGCTGGGGATCCTCAGCGAGCTCGGCCAACGATGGGAGCCGCTTGCCCCAGATGCGTCGGCGTCCCGGCCCCGGCGTTTGCTCGACCTTGGCATCAAAGAGAGCTGCATTGGCTTTGAATCGGCCGACCATCTCCATGTTATCGTCCAGGGCCGAAAAAACGGTCCTGTTGACGTAGTCGTTGTCGCCCACGACGACAAAATGGGCCTCGAGCCACCAGCTTCTCAAGACTGCGAGCATCTCGGCAAAAAGCTGGGGGCGGCTGCAATAGGCCTCAGGCGGACACAGCTTACGGGTGCGGTGCAGACGAAACAGCAACGGAACGGCGATGCCGCCGCTGTGCATGAAACCGACCGGGACCCAAACTGCCAGCGTCACAAATTGAAGACCCCAGCAGAATGCCGACTTGCGCACCCTCTTGCCGGTGAGGGTCGAGCGCATCGGGTCTCGATGGATTCCGGCGCCCATCACAAAGGGCCCAGTGCGCCGGCAAACAGTATCATCCACAAGCACATACACCGTTTGTCCGAGTCGGGCCTTCAAAGCCAACGCCAGCAGATGGCCGAGCTCATCCAGGCTCCATTTGGCCCGCGAAAAGAACCGATAGAATATCGAGAAATGTTTGGGCTCACCGTCCGGTTTCATCCTCAGCCCCGGCATAAAACGGCCGGCGCGCAACAGGTTACTGATGCATCGCCTAGATTCACATCGGATCCAGGCCAACATCAGGTAACTAAAGTTGTCGTAAGTCGGGGTGCTGAAGGCCGGTCGAAACATCTCGATGAGGGCTTTGATAGAGGCCATTGTCGAGCCAGGGCTTGGACGGTTGGACTGCTTGGTGTACGCAACCCTAGCAACCACCTCCAAGCCCTTCTTATTTTCATTTCGACCACTTATGCCACGTACCTACTAATCGCTGAGCATACTAGACGCGCCAACTCAAGGAGTGCCGCCTGAAAAGATGGCGAAACTCCAGATTTAGGCAGACAAACTACAAATTTGAGGGTCGTGTCAGCGACCTCGGTCGTCGGTTGGAACGATCCTTCGACACACGTTGGATAGAACGACCCCAAAATTGTAGTTTGTCCGCTCAAATAGCACGCTTCAACTCTCGAAGGCCTCCGATGTTCCCCACCTTATTCGACAGCTCCTGGATCGGCCTCGACGGCGCGCTGCACTTCACCATCCCGTCGTATTTCGCCGCCATCATGATCGGCTTTCTGGGCGCGGCCTACCTCGCTCAGAAAGACGCCGAGAAGATGGGCATCGAGCGGCACAAGTTCGTCGACTTCGCCATCTGGATGCTCATCGTCGGCGTGCTCGGCGCACGCTTCATGCACGTCATCGCCGACGGCCTCTTCTGGGACTACGTCCACCTGATCACCGACCCCTTCAAGCTCGACGGCCGCGAGTTGGCCAGCGGCGCGGCCTGCTTTGCCAACGAGCAATGCCTGGCCGACCAGCAAGCGGGCATGGATATCGGCGCGGTGTGCAACGTGGCCGACGGGCTGTGCTACCCGCAGCGCGACCCGTTTCGCTGGCTCAAATTCTGGGCCGGCGGCCTGACCATCTACGGCTCGCTCATCGGCACGGTCGCGGTGGCCTGGTACTTCATCAAGAAGAACGGCTGGGACACCTGGAAGATCTTGGACCTTGGCGGCTACGGCATCCCATTCGGGCTGTTCATGGGCCGCTTGGGCTGC
It encodes:
- the lspA gene encoding signal peptidase II, translated to MKPNVKKYILFFVVMLVGVGLDQWSKDYAADRLATVRPGYVHHPVVLEVDESDKGETVEEFLAGEFTSNDADEIATVANYHTRTADGVPLKGDMQVEPGQEIEVTNRKVVVIQDYWDFQYTENPGAAFGLLADGNKEWRVPFFVVVSLIAVVMILYILHGVYWEQQILVWGLSFIASGAVGNFIDRIRFGYVIDFIVWKYTNEYRWPTFNIADALICIGVALMAIELIRDAFRPRGKDEEPAKVEA
- a CDS encoding IS701 family transposase, giving the protein MASIKALIEMFRPAFSTPTYDNFSYLMLAWIRCESRRCISNLLRAGRFMPGLRMKPDGEPKHFSIFYRFFSRAKWSLDELGHLLALALKARLGQTVYVLVDDTVCRRTGPFVMGAGIHRDPMRSTLTGKRVRKSAFCWGLQFVTLAVWVPVGFMHSGGIAVPLLFRLHRTRKLCPPEAYCSRPQLFAEMLAVLRSWWLEAHFVVVGDNDYVNRTVFSALDDNMEMVGRFKANAALFDAKVEQTPGPGRRRIWGKRLPSLAELAEDPQLPWKEQILYIYGQQLQLWIKTFEAQWKSAGKDRVLTVVITRDPSGRLEDNYYFRSRPGCSGPKVLIPQSLRWSLESCYRDCKQYMGIEEVQNGFAQGDEPADSTIHGPKAPIERRPIASERTVPFGMLCYSFVVLWYLDHGQPLKDIWWARYLAPWYPHKVTISFVDMLQAFHRQMEQEQLWQTRSDDRVYEKQTTQLARHAPPGADGARKAA
- a CDS encoding prolipoprotein diacylglyceryl transferase, producing the protein MFPTLFDSSWIGLDGALHFTIPSYFAAIMIGFLGAAYLAQKDAEKMGIERHKFVDFAIWMLIVGVLGARFMHVIADGLFWDYVHLITDPFKLDGRELASGAACFANEQCLADQQAGMDIGAVCNVADGLCYPQRDPFRWLKFWAGGLTIYGSLIGTVAVAWYFIKKNGWDTWKILDLGGYGIPFGLFMGRLGCLAAGCCFGDVCHIDWLGVRFPQGSLAYQHHFDNHYDALNTQWHEGIKASLLVYPTQLMSSLYALCIFLVTYFWVRPNKKFDGQVFLTFAVLYPIARFMVEFLRADQRGTILGLSTSQAVSIPVVLLAAFFLWKKWREAKAAESSGSEDL